One window of Oncorhynchus masou masou isolate Uvic2021 chromosome 28, UVic_Omas_1.1, whole genome shotgun sequence genomic DNA carries:
- the nfil3 gene encoding LOW QUALITY PROTEIN: nuclear factor interleukin-3-regulated protein (The sequence of the model RefSeq protein was modified relative to this genomic sequence to represent the inferred CDS: inserted 2 bases in 2 codons) — MQTIKSEPLSNGSYSGEDALVLAVALQGADRDLMDNKLSTMPFKTKGTSCRRKREFIPDEKKDNLYWERRRKNNEAAKRSREKRRLNDMVLENKLLALGEENASLKGELLALKLKFGLVSSAAYTQEVQKISVSTAALYHDFVSPGEARGSCIRDLESPHLGSSCISVIKHSPHSTLSDMAEISAATKGSMCRTPEIIKQEPAEHGSYVRERSSPYELYRNYIASPFSGXYSQPSPFLPLTRSISNSPRTSDDGAVSKSSDGEDEQQVPKGPMPHAADPKSVIVSRLKVPDACSSALPHKLRLKNRAIPIKVEAIDPDYDSSGKSSSPIDMSAREDYQRGQGAVADYMQSPLSPLSLQVTNIRDWTHRPEHWHKDSSEKPQNGYQNRLSPVPVSKKLTLDLEDGSYAHSDSENLYLKRGIADLSAEVLSXEKTDNIEARDRDRINQKHY; from the exons ATGCAGACCATCAAGAGCGAGCCACTGTCAAATGGCTCCTACAGCGGAGAGGACGCCCTGGTTCTGGCTGTGGCCCTTCAAGGGGCCGACAGGGATCTGATGGACAACAAGCTCTCCACCATGCCCTTCAAGACCAAAGGCACCTCCTGCCGCAGGAAACGGGAGTTCATCCCCGACGAGAAGAAAGACAATCTCTACTGGGAGAGGCGGCGCAAGAACAACGAGGCGGCCAAGCGTTCGCGGGAGAAGCGGCGCCTCAACGACATGGTGCTGGAGAACAAGTTGCTGGCCCTGGGCGAGGAGAACGCTTCCCTCAAAGGAGAGCTGCTGGCCCTGAAACTCAAATTCGGCCTGGTCAGCTCTGCGGCCTACACACAGGAAGTGCAGAAGATCTCTGTGTCAACGGCTGCCCTCTACCACGACTTTGTCTCGCCGGGCGAAGCCCGAGGCTCTTGCATCAGGGACCTAGAGTCCCCTCACCTGGGCAGCAGCTGCATATCGGTCATTAAGCACTCCCCTCACAGCACGCTGTCTGACATGGCCGAAATCTCTGCAGCGACCAAGGGTAGCATGTGCAGGACCCCTGAGATCATCAAGCAAGAGCCAGCCGAGCACGGAAGCTACGTGCGTGAGAGGAGCAGTCCATATGAATTGTACAGGAACTACATTGCCAGCCCTTTCTCCG TTTACTCCCAACCCTCCCCGTTCCTGCCGCTCACCAGGTCAATCAGCAACTCCCCGAGGACCTCTGACGACGGGGCCGTGAGTAAGTCCTCGGACGGCGAGGATGAGCAGCAGGTCCCCAAAGGCCCCATGCCACATGCCGCTGACCCGAAGAGCGTCATCGTATCCCGCCTCAAAGTGCCAGATGCTTGTTCGTCGGCTCTGCCCCACAAACTGAGGCTCAAGAACAGGGCCATTCCAATCAAAGTGGAGGCCATCGACCCCGACTACGACTCTTCTGGAAagtcctcctctcccatcgacATGTCGGCCAGAGAAGACTACCAGAGGGGCCAGGGTGCCGTGGCAGACTACATGCAGTCGCCCCTCAGCCCCTTGTCACTCCAAGTGACCAACATCCGGGATTGGACCCACCGGCCAGAGCACTGGCACAAAGACAGCTCAGAGAAGCCACAAAATGGCTACCAGAACAGGCTTTCCCCGGTCCCTGTCTCCAAAAAACTCACTCTGGACCTTGAAGACGGTTCCTACGCCCACTCAGACTCTGAGAACTTGTACTTAAAACGAGGCATAGCTGACCTGTCTGCAGAAGTTTTGT CTGAAAAGACTGATAACATCGAGGCAAGGGACCGTGATAGAATCAACCAAAAGCACTACTGA